In Lachancea thermotolerans CBS 6340 chromosome H complete sequence, a single genomic region encodes these proteins:
- the GCN20 gene encoding putative AAA family ATPase GCN20 (highly similar to uniprot|P43535 Saccharomyces cerevisiae YFR009W GCN20 Positive regulator of the Gcn2p kinase activity forms a complex with Gcn1p proposed to stimulate Gcn2p activation by an uncharged tRNA), with translation MSNIGLKIRQAAPAVDQVVADYAKGYYNHLLNATYDAVQSKQLALSKEISFLQELLVNAGGNEEKVEKVCHEMLDSLSHQLQENQSKLEVTGDTSKRLLDVNVLQHHNSKANINTSLTNLGVSGDIEHTGRNMETRVDLKKLEKAEKKIAKKVAKRNNKFVKYEASRLINQSKEDDYDSFFLQINPLEFGSAAGKSKDIKVDTFDLYVGDGQRILSDAQLTLSFGHRYGVVGQNGIGKSTLLRALSRRELNVPKHISILHVEQELRGDETKALQSVLDADVWRKQLLSEEAKINERLTEIEKLRSEFEEESLEARKLENERSDLENHLEQISEKLIDMESDKAEARAASILYGLGFSTESQQQPTNSFSGGWRMRLSLARALFCQPDLLLLDEPSNMLDVPSIAYLSEYLKTYPATVVVVSHDRAFLNEVATDIIYQHNERLDYYRGQNFDSFYATKEERRKNAQREYENQLAYRKHLQEFIDKYRYNAAKSQEAQSRIKKLEKLPVLEPPEEEKNIDFHFPDCEKLSPPIIQLQDVSFGFDPSQLLLKDVNLDVQMDSRIAIVGANGCGKTTLLKILMEQLRPLQGYVSRNPRLRVAYFTQHHVDSMDLNASAVDWMSNTFPGRTDEEYRRHLGAFGITGSLGLQRMQLLSGGQKSRVAFAALCLNNPHILVLDEPSNHLDTAGLDALMDALKKFTGGVLMVSHDISVIDGVCNEIWVSENGTVRRFEGTIFDYKNYIIASAGKAGVVKKH, from the coding sequence ATGTCTAATATCGGTCTAAAAATTCGTCAGGCAGCGCCTGCTGTAGACCAGGTCGTTGCTGACTACGCGAAGGGCTATTACAACCATTTACTTAATGCTACTTACGATGCGGTACAAAGCAAGCAGCTAGCTCTATCCAAAGAGATCTCGTTTCTACAGGAGCTACTTGTGAATGCAGGTGGGAATGAGGAAAAGGTTGAGAAAGTTTGCCATGAGATGTTGGATAGTCTTTCTCACCAATTACAGGAGAACCAAAGTAAATTGGAAGTTACCGGTGACACTAGTAAGAGATTGTTGGATGTTAACGTGTTGCAGCATCACAACAGCAAAGCCAACATAAATACTTCGCTCACTAACTTAGGTGTTTCAGGCGATATTGAGCACACTGGCCGTAACATGGAAACAAGAGTTGAcctgaaaaagctggaaaaagctgaaaagaagatcGCCAAGAAAGTAGCGAAGAGAAATAACAAGTTTGTCAAGTATGAAGCATCCCGTCTTATCAACCAatccaaagaagatgatTACGATTCATTCTTCCTCCAAATCAATCCCTTGGAGTTTGGCTCTGCTGCAGGCAAATCTAAGGACATTAAAGTGGACACTTTCGATCTTTATGTCGGAGATGGCCAGAGAATTTTATCTGATGCCCAGCTCACTTTGAGTTTCGGCCACAGATATGGTGTAGTCGGCCAGAATGGTATTGGTAAGTCGACGTTGCTGAGGGCTCTCTCCCGCAGAGAGCTGAACGTTCCCAAGCACATTTCTATTTTGCACGTTGAACAAGAGCTCAGAGGTGACGAGACCAAGGCTTTGCAGAGTGTGTTGGACGCGGATGTTTGGAGAAAGCAGTTGCTGTCAGAGGAAGCAAAAATTAACGAGAGACTTACAGAGATAGAAAAGCTGCGCAGcgaatttgaagaagaaagtcTAGAAGCGagaaaactggaaaatGAACGAAGCGATTTAGAAAACCATTTGGAACAAATTTCAGAGAAGCTGATAGATATGGAGTCAGACAAAGCTGAGGCGAGAGCCGCTTCGATCCTTTACGGTTTGGGTTTCAGCACTGAGTCTCAACAGCAACCCACCAATTCTTTCTCTGGTGGTTGGAGAATGAGACTATCGCTCGCAAgagctttgttttgtcAACCTGACTTACTGCTATTGGATGAACCTTCCAATATGTTGGATGTTCCATCGATTGCTTATTTGTCAGAGTACCTAAAAACATATCCAGCTACCGTAGTAGTGGTTTCACACGACCGtgcatttttgaatgaGGTTGCTACAGATATAATATATCAGCATAATGAGAGACTGGACTACTACAGGGGACAGAACTTCGACTCCTTCTATGCAACAAAGGAAGAGCGCCGCAAAAATGCTCAAAGAGAGTACGAAAACCAACTTGCTTACAGAAAGCATCTCCAAGAGTTTATCGACAAGTATAGATACAACGCAGCTAAGTCACAGGAAGCTCAGTCGAGAATTAAAAAGTTGGAGAAACTTCCGGTCTTGGAACCTCCTGAAGAGGAGAAGAACATTGACTTTCACTTCCCAGATTGTGAAAAGCTGTCTCCACCTATTATACAACTGCAGGATGTTTCTTTCGGTTTCGACCCTAGTCAATTGTTATTGAAAGATGTCAACTTAGATGTTCAAATGGACTCGAGAATTGCAATAGTTGGTGCTAACGGTTGTGGTAAGACAACTTTGCTAAAAATATTAATGGAGCAGTTGAGGCCATTACAAGGGTATGTTTCCAGGAATCCAAGATTGCGTGTTGCTTATTTTACTCAGCACCATGTTGATTCGATGGACTTGAATGCTTCAGCAGTTGACTGGATGTCAAACACTTTCCCAGGAAGAACGGATGAAGAATACAGACGCCACCTTGGTGCCTTCGGCATTACAGGTTCTCTTGGTTTGCAAAGAATGCAGCTGTTATCCGGTGGTCAAAAGTCGAGAGTAGCTTTTGCGGCTCTATGCCTGAACAACCCTCATATTCTTGTACTGGATGAACCTTCAAATCATTTGGATACGGCTGGTTTGGACGCATTGATGGACGCCCTCAAAAAGTTCACCGGCGGTGTCTTGATGGTATCCCACGATATATCCGTGATAGACGGAGTATGCAATGAGATCTGGGTTTCAGAGAACGGCACCGTCAGACGTTTTGAAGGTACCATCTTTGACTACAAGAACTACATTATTGCTTCTGCCGGAAAGGCTGGTGTTGTGAAGAAACACTAG
- the TSR4 gene encoding small subunit rRNA maturation protein TSR4 (similar to uniprot|P25040 Saccharomyces cerevisiae YOL022C Protein required for cell viability), whose amino-acid sequence MSRIEELESDSEENFGSKSSQVFLGFVDAAIKESDQVTIEDSFIGGEPVWLHPDSIPGKELLECGACKSRNNMKLILQAFAPLDPEQVEDATRKAGLQSNASQNINPSDERVLYVFICTKCSRKPHSVRCIRGVRKSAVDDVLGAKMEDHGTEKDFNINPFDLNQNTSNPFSSSSNETADTNPFTKSASTPFESTQKKANVPAEESNNPKNARKQHDALPDKKFEGKFPGFFLYVDEESFKNKTPDHLKLPKNLKIDKTAFELSEEDDESIGKSPIKLDPRTEKLSKFLDDDVFQKFQEIVGYNPLQVLRYDFGGRPLYYSATNVELEKIVPSPGWNPSSKRVFELQLMPKMIMDLEVTVSVTEGMDWGTILIFTDVENYIPKFDEHGVGYVEECVRVQWESDK is encoded by the coding sequence ATGTCCAGgatcgaagagctggaatCTGATTCTGAGGAAAACTTCGGCTCCAAATCAAGCCAGGTTTTCCTCGGTTTTGTTGACGCTGCGATCAAGGAAAGTGATCAAGTTACTATCGAAGACAGCTTCATTGGGGGAGAGCCTGTATGGTTACATCCTGACTCTATCCCTGGAAAGGAGTTGCTCGAGTGTGGGGCCTGTAAGTCGCGGAACAATATGAAGCTCATTCTACAGGCATTTGCCCCCTTGGATCCTGAGCAGGTTGAAGATGCTACTCGCAAAGCTGGTCTTCAATCCAAtgcttctcaaaacatCAATCCTTCAGATGAAAGGGTTCTTTACGTGTTCATTTGTACAAAGTGCTCTAGGAAACCTCATTCTGTGCGTTGTATTCGCGGTGTAAGGAAATCTGCTGTGGACGACGTTCTCGGAGCCAAAATGGAGGATCATGGAACTGAAAAGGACTTTAATATAAATCCTTTTGATCTAAACCAAAACACTTCTAATCCTTTTAGTTCCTCATCTAATGAAACAGCGGATACTAACCCTTTCACCAAATCAGCCTCAACCCCTTTTGAGAGCACACAGAAAAAGGCAAATGTCCCAGCTGAGGAATCTAATAATCCTAAAAACGCCCGGAAGCAGCATGATGCCTTGCCCGATAAAAAGTTTGAAGGCAAGTTCCCGGGATTTTTTCTATATGTGGATGAAGAATCCTTTAAGAACAAGACTCCCGATCACTTAAAGCTGCCCAAGAACTTAAAAATTGACAAGACTGCCTTCGAATTATCagaggaagatgatgagTCAATAGGAAAATCACCCATTAAGCTCGATCCAAGAACTGAAAAACTCTCTAAATTTCTGGACGATGATGTGTTCCAGAAATTTCAGGAAATTGTTGGTTATAACCCTCTGCAAGTTCTGCGCTATGACTTTGGAGGAAGACCGTTATATTATTCTGCAACAAATGTTGAATTAGAAAAAATCGTACCATCTCCCGGTTGGAATCCATCATCTAAGAGAGTGTTTGAATTGCAACTAATGCCAAAGATGATAATGGACTTAGAAGTTACTGTCTCTGTCACAGAGGGTATGGACTGGGGAACGATTCTCATTTTCACGGACGTTGAAAACTACATACCCAAGTTCGACGAGCATGGTGTTGGTTACGTTGAGGAGTGTGTTCGGGTCCAATGGGAATCGGATAAATAA